The following proteins are encoded in a genomic region of Bufo bufo chromosome 11, aBufBuf1.1, whole genome shotgun sequence:
- the LOC120981820 gene encoding jeltraxin-like: MKKVSIIFLLFSGCFALQGKNILTFPKQTATDHVILKPTVNQPLNQLTVCLRSYTDLSRDHSLFSIASPGSGKDNTFLIFPKPPNVCSVHINQEAINFKVDPEVLDWKHTCVAWNFETGLVELWINGKRYPRKGTKKGSPIGTEISVILGQEQDSYGGGFDAGQSFVGEMRDVHMWDYVLPAKIVKDFCTDYYPMHGNIFNWTNGTNVIKGGAVVLED, from the coding sequence GTAAAAATATCCTTACTTTTCCTAAGCAAACAGCTACTGACCATGTGATTCTGAAGCCAACAGTGAACCAACCTTTAAACCAACTTACCGTATGTCTACGCTCCTATACTGACCTCTCTCGAGACCATTCTCTTTTTTCTATAGCCTCTCCTGGTTCAGGAAAGGACAATACTTTTCTTATTTTTCCAAAACCTCCAAACGTATGCTCTGTTCACATAAATCAAGAAGCAATTAATTTTAAGGTGGATCCAGAGGTTCTAGATTGGAAACACACTTGTGTCGCTTGGAATTTCGAAACAGGACTGGTTGAACTTTGGATCAATGGCAAGCGTTATCCTAGAAAAGGCACGAAGAAAGGATCTCCCATAGGAACTGAGATAAGTGTCATCCTCGGGCAGGAACAGGACTCTTATGGAGGTGGTTTTGATGCAGGTCAATCATTTGTAGGTGAAATGCGTGATGTCCATATGTGGGATTATGTTCTGCCCGCCAAAATTGTGAAAGATTTTTGTACCGATTATTATCCTATGCATGGAAATATTTTTAATTGGACAAATGGAACTAATGTGATCAAAGGGGGCGCCGTAGTCTTGGAAGATTAA
- the LOC120981822 gene encoding jeltraxin-like: MKNVSILFLLFSGCFALQGKNILTFPKQTATDHVILKPTVSQPLNQLTVCLRSYTDLTRDHSLFSIAAPGSGKDNTFLIFPTPPNSCSVFINQEEINFKVDPEVLDWKHTCVAWNFETGLVELWINGKRYPRKGTKKGSPIGPEISVMLGQEQDSYGGGFQAEQSFVGEMRDVHMWDYVLPAKTMKAFCNDYCAMHGNIFKWTTGTHVIKGGAIVLED; this comes from the exons ATGAAAAACGTTTCCATTCTGTTTCTGCTGTTCTCCGGATGTTTTGCTCTGCAAG GTAAAAATATTCTTACTTTTCCTAAGCAAACAGCTACTGACCATGTGATTCTGAAGCCGACAGTCAGCCAACCTTTAAACCAACTTACCGTATGTCTACGCTCCTATACTGACCTCACTCGAGACCATTCTCTTTTTTCCATTGCCGCTCCTGGTTCAGGAAAGGACAATACTTTCCTTATTTTTCCAACGCCTCCAAACTCATGCTCTGTTTTCATAAATCAAGAAGAAATAAATTTTAAGGTGGATCCTGAGGTTCTAGATTGGAAACACACTTGTGTCGCTTGGAATTTCGAAACAGGACTGGTTGAACTTTGGATCAATGGCAAGCGTTATCCTAGAAAAGGCACAAAGAAAGGATCTCCCATAGGACCTGAGATAAGTGTCATGCTCGGGCAGGAACAGGACTCTTATGGAGGTGGTTTTCAGGCAGAGCAATCATTTGTAGGTGAAATGCGTGATGTCCATATGTGGGATTATGTTCTGCCCGCCAAAACTATGAAAGCTTTTTGTAATGATTATTGTGCTATGCATGGAAATATTTTTAAATGGACAACGGGAACTCATGTGATCAAAGGGGGAGCCATTGTCTTGGAAGATTAA